The genome window ATTCCGAAACGATGTGTGTTCATTAGCTAACGCGGACGGTGGAGATTTGATATTTGGAATATCGGAGAGAAACGGTGTTGCAGCGAAAATTATGCCGATATCTATTGCGAATACGGACAAATTCGAATTGGATCTTCGTAATGCGTTGCTCCCCATCCAACCATCTGTGCCAGCTGTGGAGTTTAGTTTTATCTCAGTAGATAATGGCTATGTCGTGGTGGTTCATATTGAAAAAGGGATATTTAAACCATATATGACCGTAGAGGATGAGACTGTTTTCAGATTCTTTGTCCGCCACGGCAATCGTAAGAGTGCAATGAGTTATTCAGAGATCAGTAATGATTTTTTGTATGCGGCCTCGTTGTCCAGTGAGATAAAAAGATTCAGACTGGAGCGGTTGTCGGAAATCTTGGAGGATAACGAGGGTATGTTTGGTGTCATCCATGTTGTTCCGGCATCGTTCATGAATCCGGCTGACTTTGTCCCAATGTGCGATTGGGGTAAGACAGGGAAACTACCGCTTCCAATTGAATTGAATAATTACATAAGGGGCATGATGGTTCCTAATGTGGATGGCGTTTGGTTTCCATCGGATGATGGATTGAGGGATTTTGAGTTATTAAGGCTGTTTAATAATGGTAGTGTGGAATTGAAGATGGATTTGTGTACGCAGAAAGTGGGTCAAGAAGAGTGGTTGGTTAGCCACGAGTTCATCGGCGCTATCGGGGATATCGTTGAAGGTACCGCCGAAATCTATAAATCATTAGGCAGAAAATCCACAGTTTATATCTGTACTTCAATTATTGGATGCAAGGGATACCGGAATTATGGATACTCTGTAGGTATCCATAGTGTGTCACCTAAGATTGACCGAGATAGAATTTTGTGCAGTCCAATAGAGATAAAGGATATAACAGATGCAGAGAATGTGCAAGCCATGATTGAAGAATGTAAGAAGATGACCAGGTATGCGCTTGGGACGAAATGATGTTATGATATGGGCACATTCTGTTTGCGGATATTTACGATGGAAAACATGTTTAAGGATCAAAACCAAAATGTTTATACAGAAATTACTAAGGCGATTTATGGGAGGTAAGTGATGAAAGCAAAAGAGATTTATATTGCATTTTGCCAATTTCGGAATTCTGATGGAATAGATGGAAAAGCACCTGTGTAACTTGAACAAGAAGGTGTTAATAGTAGTGAGATTATAGATAATGGGACGGACGTAATCTCCCATACCATATATGAAGGAGATGACGGTGGGACAGTAGAGGAAATTATTACTTCCTATGATTACAGCAGAACTTTCGATGTTCGACCTGATTCTAATCATTTTGATATTACATTATATGATAAAGATGGGAATCGCATAGATAGCGTTCATTATATGCTGATGGATGCGACGTGATTGCCAACCACACCTGGAAAAGTCATCATGAATAGATTGCAGTGATGTGTGGGCAGCGTTGCATGCAAAGTATGTACAGGGTGAAAAATCTTTACATCCTATACAGGAGTGGCTGATAAAATGGTGTGGCAGAAAGAAATCTAAAACAAAGGGGGATGAAAACATGGACCAAATTGTACCGGCATTGGAAACGACATTGTTTGATCCATCACTGAGTGATGCCTGTGGTGACCTTATTGAGCT of Roseburia hominis contains these proteins:
- a CDS encoding ATP-binding protein: MVINNKTFKQWTADDLTALISNDDFRESQTLDFKRTFEFLEAEDRKQKAKAKDEFRNDVCSLANADGGDLIFGISERNGVAAKIMPISIANTDKFELDLRNALLPIQPSVPAVEFSFISVDNGYVVVVHIEKGIFKPYMTVEDETVFRFFVRHGNRKSAMSYSEISNDFLYAASLSSEIKRFRLERLSEILEDNEGMFGVIHVVPASFMNPADFVPMCDWGKTGKLPLPIELNNYIRGMMVPNVDGVWFPSDDGLRDFELLRLFNNGSVELKMDLCTQKVGQEEWLVSHEFIGAIGDIVEGTAEIYKSLGRKSTVYICTSIIGCKGYRNYGYSVGIHSVSPKIDRDRILCSPIEIKDITDAENVQAMIEECKKMTRYALGTK